One Primulina eburnea isolate SZY01 chromosome 4, ASM2296580v1, whole genome shotgun sequence genomic window, TTCCATAACCTTCAATAATTTTTGATGCACCCGATATTGTCGTAACATTATTTTCAGCTAATGTTAACTccaaaaaggcaaaaacttgtgtgagacggtctcacgggtcgtattttgtgagacagatctttatttggataatccatgaaaaagtattactttttatgctaagagtattactttttattgtgaatatgggtagggttgacccgtttcacagattgtgatccgtgagacggtctcacatgagacctactcctcCAAAAAATACCTTTTATTTTGAAGAGTGGTATGTGTTGTACCACTATCCACTAAGCATTCATCCAGACATTCCATCGTTaatctaaaataaaaatataattcaataaGCTAAATTCAATAAATAATGTGTAAAGCTTtcaaatgaaatattttattgaataatgAAAACATTTATTGAATAACAAAATAAACCTCCATGACATATCCTAAACATGAACTgaacatcaaaataaaaacgAGACCACGATAACCTAATAAACAATAGAAATTCAAAGTAGGAACAAGACCAATGAAAGTAATTACTTATTATTTTCTAACACACCACCACCAATCAAATTATCTATATTTCCATCTGGATCAACAAAGAAATCAGAGACGTCCAAGTGAGTTATATCAATTGGATCATCACTGTCCACAAAATTTAGCGACTAGTTAAATCATCAAAATCCAAATAATATAAATCTTAAACAACAATACATTTATAATCAATATTCTTCAAGAATATTGTCGAAACATATGATAGTTATCTAAATTCTTCAGGAATACGATaacattatattttatatcaatattattcATAGATATTGATAGATCTTTATGATTTTAGATCAAGATTCTTCGGGAATATTGATAAATCTTattcattaatattttattcataGATCTATCAATATCTTCAACATAAAGTCGTGTTGTGCTACTTCAGGAGCTTCAACATAAAATTAAAAGTTGTGCTTCTTCAGGAGCatcaatataaatctataatttGTGCTACTTCGGGAGCATCAATATTAAATCTAAATATTGTGCTTCTTCAAGAGCATTCATACAAGAAtaagaataaattatttataaattttacctTGAAGAGcactcgtgctgataacgtgttgtgaataGTAGAGAATATAGAAAAGAGAGAATGATTTTTAGTGTACTTTATTCATCATTGGagacctctatttatagagtagaTTTACAGAACTTGAATAGgtaacaatatcaataatcatcTATAATATCTTTTCTATAACAGTATTCATAAATAATTAGTCCAATTTTTtcttaaagaaattttttaattataacaGTTTTAGTTATAAAAATCAACAAGCTAAAGAGGTATTCTGTCTTCTATCCtcatattataataattataaaaaatatcaaataaaattaGATTGCGTAATGTTTTGATGCAatgacaataataataataataaaaaattacattCCAGAGTAAATTGTTCTTTATGTCCACAAATTATTATCTCAGAAtttaaaatcaaatcattaaaaaaaaatttaaggtaAAAATTAACAAATGTTCCTTCCATTTGATATGTGTTCGAGTCCTCCCCCACAAGCCGCACGAATTTTTAGAATTTCATATATATAGATTGACACGATTGATAAACAACATAttagaattatatatataaacatatatatacggCGTCTTGAAGTTTTACAGAATCAAGGCCGCGAGTTCGAATATAATAAGATACAAGTTGTCAGGAGTCTCACATGTGTCTCTGTTGCTTTTGGTTTGTCTTGGTTAGGCATCTCGTTCACGGGTCACTTTTATTTACCATCATGTTCATACACCACACAAGTCCCCTAGAATTTTAACGAACTAAAAAGGATTATGATTTGAGTACGTACGCACGATTATGAAATTTCCATGTACATATTCGTGCACTGAAACTTGAAAAATAAATGaccaaatttaattatttctcAAAAACTTTATATGGAAATTATAGGAATTGTCTTCCCCttgattttaatataaaaatattccaTTTCCACtccaaaaagaagaaaaatatggtTCCATTACCGTCCAGTTTTGAAAGTATTAGTTAAAATTTTTATTCCCTTATTGTTAATGCTCGTTCGTGACTCAGGTAATGCGTCTACCCATCTTGTTGTGCAGAAATTTAGTATATCAGTACGTATACAAGTAACGCGACGTCGACGATCATTCCTAATTTCTTGATATATAGTTGCTGAAATTAATATTGTTTTCCAACGCACAGAAACATTATTttgatagatagatagatagatcaAAGTATACATTACCAgcaaaccaatttttttttaaacaagaaAAAGTGAACAGATGATGATATCTAGCAAATGAAAGCAATAAGTGGTAAGGGTGGGTGGGTTTGGTGTCCCGAGTCAAAGCCCAACTTTGTCTCTAAGGTAATGAGTAGGTGTTGGTGCACTTTGTTGAGCATGATCCCACACACTTTTCCACCTTATCTCCATCTAAAATCAATCGCAGTAAAAACAAGCACCATCATCAAAATTATTGAGACCGTGGTTTTGAAATTCGAATCAAGGCTGTTAGTGGGTACATATAACGAAAGTAagtctcttgtaagacggtctcacgaatctttatttatgagacgggtcaacctactgatattcacaataaaaagtaatactcttagcataaaaagtaatattttttcatggatgacccaaataagatatttgtctcacaaaatacgatccgtgagaccgtctctcaCAAGTTTTTGTTTACGTAACAAAAAGAGAAGTAATTGTTTTATGATTCATTCACTTGTTATGAGTTTTGGTCCACTAAGTTTTCAAAATCTGGTTTTGATACACTAAGTTTTAATTTTCGACTATTTTGATCCAATTTCTGATTTAACACCGGATAATATGACGTGACATGGAAAGTTACCAACTTGTCAGTTGCCACTACATTAACAAATgaacaaaaaaatttgaaattaaaagtTAGAGCAAAACCCAAAATACGAACAAGCtagtaaaaaaagaaaaaaatatcagTTTTCCTTACTTGGTTTGAGTATAGTGCTCATGGTGGAGCACGCGGAGAAGGAGCATCCCAGTTTGCAGAATCCAAGGTTGTCCGAATTCTCATTATCAGACGCTTCTAGTTTTGTGAGTTCAGAAAAGATGCATTCTTTCAAGCAGCGAGTGGTGCAGGAACAAAGAGATTGGGAGGGCTCTATCACGCAGAAAATGAAGCATTTTGTGTAGCAGTCCCTGAAACTGGATTCACAAGTCGGGATTCCCACTGCCATTATAACCACGAGGATCCATACAAGTGCGGCCTTCGTTTTCGGCATCGATCTCGATTTGTATACTCACTTTGCCAATAAAATTCTATTTGGTCATGTATTTATAGTATGTTTGCATGTGATTGATTATCCATATTGTGGTGGACCCGGAGATGAATTAATGgcaaaaaaacaaagaaatacGTATTTACTTTCGGCTTTAATAATATGTTTTAAAAAGATTAAAGCCTTGTCCACTGGGTCAGCGGCGGATTAAGGTTGTAATATTTATTAGTTTATTAACAGGAGAATGTGGTATTTCCGAAGGTTTCCACTTTCCATAATATATATAGAATCATAACTAGAAAAAGTAGTAGTGAATCGAAAAGTTTGGTAGgtacttgtgagacggtctcactgacatctcacaaaagacataatCTTTTTGTTCATTCAAATGTGCTTTTGAATGTAAGAATTCATCGGCTCCCTCCGCCGCCACTTCTCTGACAAGATAGTGAAGACTGAAGAGTGAAGAGAATATGTTTGAGATACAACGTAATATTTCATTGAATGTATTTTGAAATGCATAAATAAAACCGAGAAGGGTTAAATTTGCTGCTTTTACTGAACGATATTTTGTTGATCGGGAAGATAAATAATAGGGAAACTTTTGATGTGTTAACTCTGAATTGTTTAAGTTGTCACATTTTAATTTGCTGACTTCTTTTACTATTTAAGTTCgaataaaacaaaatataaatttctATATTGGTAAAATAACATGTATCCTGTATGCAAGGAGATTACGTGCTTTCCAGAATTATATTACATAttacatgcatatatataaaaaaacaattaaaatttaatggtttatttttttttcccaaaGCCAAATCTATATAAAAACATGCACTTGAGTATATATCTATCATATAGGTGgcaaaaatttatatgagatggtttcacgggtcatattttgtgagacaaatcttttatttgggttatccataaaaaaatattattttttatgctaaaaatattactttttattgtgaatatcgacagGATTGACCAtgctcacagataaagattcgtgagaccgtctcacaagaaaaaTACTCCACAAACATATATAAGATGCCAAAATAATAACACATTAATAAGAATTCAATCCAACACTTGATATATTGACAATTACTTAAAAGTAtgttattataaaaataaattttatattaagtcgTTTATTATGGATATATTACAAGCTGACATTGATATCTTTAATCTTCTATACTGGTCAAACTTTTGCAAATCTCCCTTTGGGACGTAATAAGAAATTGCATATAACATTAACAAAATAGTCAAAAAAGTCTTACTTCTTTAGCAAATGTGATATCATACATAATCCCATTTTGGTGCAATTCATATACATATATGATATACCATATCTTCATAATCAGAAATACAACTATAAATACCGACTAATCCTACAGAATAACCCCATCAAGCAAACAAGAAATCACAAGAAATTATCAAGATGAAAGGTTACAGAATGGGAATGGTTCTTGTTATGATAATGACACTCACGACATTATCCGCGAATGCAGATAAAGATAATGATGCTGCTGATCTCTTAATGTATTTTCTATGTCTGCATGGTTGCACCCCACAATGCCATGGAATCTTTAAAATTATATGTGAGATAAAATGTATCGTCAAATGTAGGAAGATTTTATCTCCGTCCCTCGCTAGAGCACTCCCGCCAATTCCTCCTTTGCCACCCAAGAACGTGGATGTGGTTGTGGAAGATTGATATAGAAAATATGTATGTTTAAGCTAGATCTGAGTTGATGATTTTATTCCATAAAAAGAATATAAAATATTTCTACTATATTTTGAGTTTTAAGACTCGgatttattataatttaataattaaagagAGGCATAATCCTATTGATAGAAGTTGGATTTTATGTAGAATTACACTAAGTCATGGTCTTTTTGAAGTGATAATGGTTTTGCATgttgtttataatttttaagTATAATGTTGGAATGTTTTAGgcttataaatataaattaagaaGATAAAAAGACGAAAAAACTTGAACAAAAGAAACACGAGCCTTAAAAGTTGCCTAAGAATTTTTCAGATAATAAGAGAGGTGCTGAGGATCCAAAAAAGATGTCCCGGCCCGTCACCCTGACCTGGAAATTGGGAGGCCTGGGAGGCGCCGCCTTCTGTGCCGCATGAGAGGCGCTCAAGCGCCTAATTGTGTACATTCCAGATGATAAGGAGATGCTCAAACACAAAAAAAAGTGACGCTTAGATGCCCCAAGTGTTGTTTAACAGAATGGTGCGAGTAATTGTGTCTCTTGATGTTATAAAACTTTTGGACTTAGAGACACTCAATTAATGAAACAATATGTCTATGCAGATTGACAACATATAATAGATGATCAGATGTTATTATGGATAAATCAATTATGAACTTTTCATGGATACACATTTACATTTATTTTGTCTGcatttatttttctaaaaaagaaagagagttTATACCAATTTCTTGTTATTCTACTTATTGTTTCATATGTTGTTATTAAAAGAAAAGTTGTTATATCTTATGAGATGATTGACAACCACCGAAGCACCCAAGCGAGCAAATTTTTCTTAAGGATTTAATATTCAACACTGACCTCGACGTTTAATTTACTGATGTTATTAGCCATATTCAAAGTTTCATAACCAATAATCTTAAGAtgaattttatttctgaaatcTTCAAGATGACTTGCTCatctaaaaataataatgtatGAATGAACATCTATATGTCCTTACCAATGAAAatgatgtcattcatatatTACATTACAAATGTCAGTCTCAACCTCTAGCGAtctttttatctttattttagacggctgaatcgactaggaactcgTTTAGAATATTAATATGCTTTcgaatgagtttcatgatcctACGTTGAGAGCCAGACCTCATGGtaatattgtatatatatatatatattcaattattttatctatgcaacttatatgagtatacatataaagtaaatgttataattaaataaaatcataaaatataattaaaatgaaGATAGTTTATATATAAAAGTCAATAGAGCCAAATTCACAAGTCAGACATGCTCAGCACCCAATCTAACACAAATGACAAATAATTCttcaattaataattttattggttCACTTGTTCTTAAACTTTTGCAGAGTCAAGTATGACATCATGCATTTGAAACACACTCGATGATTACTCAATGGGTTAAAGACATTTGAAACACTCTTGATGGCTGGCTACCTAAGAAAATGTTTCACTCATGGACCATTTTGGCCAATTTTGGGTCTCTGGGTGATCAAAGGATGCAAAGTCCTCTTTTATTTGCCTGTTCAAACCGCAGAGATATTGGTTTTTCCCTAAGCTTTCACAAGAAACTGTATTTTTCTTTAGTTATTTTGTGATTGATATGTGGAGCTGTGGTTTTCCATGTGGGGCTATAGTTTAATATCGGAGGTTCATTTAGTCAATTAAATAGTTTTTTCATCCTTTGTTAACCAAACTTGCAGGGTGATTTTTTGGTTCACTTGGTGGATATAGCTCGGGAGGAGCTCATGAAAAAGACTGATGACATTTCTACCGAGAAACTACTGGTGTGTTGGCAAAGATGTATTCCGTGCATTGTAATGTAAAGCCTATTTTTCCAATTATAACGATTATAGTAGGTGTAGGACTTTATTCCTGTGGCATTGCGATCCACAGCTGTTGTGGCAGATTCATATCAAGAGGACTTAACATGTTGTGTGGTGAGTTCTAAGAGCTATACCCGTGTGGTATGGAATTATGTCTGCACGAAGGAAGTTATTTGATTTACTTTTCTTCCAAGAAACAACCACACTGTTGTAACGTTTAGGTGTACTTAAAGATCTTCAAATCAACGAGATTGTTTCTAGCCATCTTGATCTTGAAGAACCTGTGAGCACAACAAGCTTGGAAACGTTTGCCTTGAGTGTTAACATCGGCATTCATTTACAGAAGCTCTTTCTTTATTTGTTATGTTTTTTGCTCAACTTCCCTGTAAAATGATCTTCCAATTCAACATTTCTGACCAATATGCAAGATATATCTTTGTTCTTTCAGGTTCTTGAGCCAAATCGAAAGGTTATTGGGTGGCATGATTTTTTTCTGGATGAGTATTTGCGAGAATGCTTGCTCTTTTCACCTGTCCTCCTCTAGGTATCCATCGATCATTCGCATATATTGTCTACTTGAACGACGTGATATTTAAACAAATACTTGACAAACATATCAAGACTATAAATACAGGAACACACCATTGATTTGTTCAACCCCTAAAGAATAACCCTTCAAACGAACAAGAAATCGCAATAAAATCAAAGATGAAAGGTCACACGATGGGAGCGAGTCTGGTTATGGTAATGCACTTGTGGCATTCTCTCTACAAACAAATAAAGTTGATGAACTTGGTGATCTCTATAAACAATATTTTCAGTGTTGTTTGTGAAATACTATGTCTCGTCACGTATATAAAGATTTTACCTCCAACCTTACTAAGAGCGTTGCCACCCTCGAACGTGGATGTGGTGGTGGAAGATTGATGGAGAAAATATGAATGGTTTAAGATTGAGTTATAAAGAAAAGACATACATAAACCTATTGACAGAAGTTGATTTTTGTCTATTGAAGAAATAATAATTAGAATTAAAAAGTTACGTATgcgttttttatattttaatgtaTCATATCATCGTACGagtaaaaaattaatgaaataatttCTAAATTAGTTTAATATCTTTCAAGATGtttcaaaaaattattaaattataaatatactATTTTTCTTTctgatgaaaataaaaatcatttacttCAATAATTTTTTAAGCTGACGATAAAGATGATGTCTGAATTCAAATCTCACTTGTCAGAAATCTCTCAcccaaaaaaaaagaaaaaagaaaaaggaaaaccaGTCATTTACCTGTGGAAATATAACTCAGTTTGTATTTTAGATTTTTAATGATGATtacaaagttctgaaaatacTTTAAACATCATCAATTTTTTtactaaattaaatattaacataATTAACCGAATATGAGATGACCAAAATACCCCTGATCAGGCCTCTTTCTCTTGCGCAGTAGGGCAGCACGAGGCATAACCCATTTCCTTGTATTTGTTTCTGGCTTTGGACTTCTCATACGTTCCCCATCTCAAATTCGCTTCCTCTACGGTTTGGTGCAGTTGCTGCGATGGGCGGCGCTTCGCTTCCCCCGAAAGAGGCCAACCTCTTTAAACTCATTGTTGTAtgtttttctgaatttttttttacaatcagTAAGCCTAGGTGAgttttagttattaaattcgAAACTATGTGATTGGTATAACCCTAGGATTTGTGAgtctgttattattattatttttgttaaattttGATCGTAGGACAGTTCATTCTTCCATTTTGAGTTGATGCTACCAGTTTCGAAAGGTCCACCATAGAAATTGtctttataatttatatttagtaCATTTTTCACAAGCTATAGTGTCCCGGGATTAAGCATCAACTAATTGAAATATGAAAAGGAACTGCTTTTATAAGGTTCGGACTTAAAACCAACTCAAATGATATAATACTATCATTGCCAAGACTGGAGTTCATAGGACGTGTATTTCAATACTTCAATATCTTAGTTTTGCTTGTTCCTCTTCTTTCCTTTTTTTCCCCCAATTTTCGTGTTTTGGTGTGTAACGGGTGCTTGTTGGTTCCTCTGAGTCTTGGTGTAATTTTGTAATGTAGCTATTTTTTTGGAATAATTTTATTTGAGTTTACATTTGAATTATTCCAATTTGATAAATGTTTTTGCTTCGGAAGTTAGAAAGTTGGTTTTCTTCTTCTTATTTTAGGTGTGAAAATGCATCTTTTTTCTCCCAATGCAAGGCAAATCGTCACTGCTTTTGTGGAGCATGCTATATGTGTAGTTGGTTTTAATTGTCTTACACCTGTTTTCACTTTCTTATGCTGCATGCTGAATGCTGGAAGAATTGTGTATTTTTGTATAAATTTCTGGCTGTTTGTGACCAGAGCTTTCAACTTTCAGTAAATCAATGTTTGTATCGATTCCTGGAGGGAGAATATCAGTGATATTGAAATATATGGGAGATAGAATTCCTGAGCATGATGAAGTCTAACATGGGATGTGAAATCACAAGTAGTATTTGTAGTCTGTGTTGCTCCTTTGCTACTATACTGAAGAATAATATGATATCAATTATTACCACAAACTTCTCCACCTCGTATGGAATTTTCGCGTTTGAGTACTTTTGCATCCAGATGGTGTGTTTGTGAAACTTGATCTTTTTGTGGAAAGTATTTTCTATTAGCTATTTTATGCATTAATATCACTTGATTTTCGACTATGTGCTATCAAATCGACATTATTGAATGGCTGATACTATCTTTCTCATAGCTTGCTGTTCTATTCAACACTTTTGgctttaaaatttcaaatttgattgtaacatgatttgatttgatccatacagaaATCATATGAGACAAAGCAGTATAAGAAAGGTTTAAAGGCTGCTGATGCAATTCTAAAGAAGTTCCCTGATCATGGAGGTATGAGGAAATTTTATCTGGTCCTATTTAGGAAGGCTGATTCTTTCTTGGTCAATAGTAACCATCAAATCtgtttctttatttaaataattggaTAGCCAGTAATGTTCGTTATATCTTCATTTGTTTCACATCCTGGAATTGAGTTTTTGGACTTTCTTACCGTGGAACTATCTTGTTTGATGTTTGATGAATTTAGTTAGAAAATATTCTGAAGATTCTTGGTAGAATCATGATTGAGATGTAAATAATCTTCTTTCAATCGAGTGTCCTCTCTTTTATTTGAAATCGTTTTCTTTTTATGCTTCTTTGATATATTTCTGGTTTCACCGTCAACTATTCTATATTTTTGGGGAAGTAGCATGGAAAACCATGTCCGGTCGTCTTAGTACTCCATTGACAATTTGGCAAATttaagaatgatattttggaTTGGAGCAATCCAAGGGTGGGATATTTTTCATGGCTTCTGACGCCACGTGTAGTTTTCCCATTGACAGCCGCATAGTGCTAAACACTTGGCCTTGCGAAGGGAAATATAATAAGTATTGGAAAGATCATTTCCTTCTTCTCATGTGATCAAGCAGATCCCCATTCTTTTATGGCCGTGAATCATGATGAATTTTCCCACTCTTGCTGTTTATTTCTTTTctttcatgatttttttttttgctacagAGACTCTGTCAATGAAAGGATTGACTTTGAATTGCATGGATCGCAAGTCAGAAGCTTATGAACTTGTTAGACTTGGATTGAAGGTTGATCTCGATCTTTTTCGTGGTTTAGGTTGTTGACCTTTGCCTTATCTTACGCTCTCAGCTATAGGCTATCAATTCAAAGTCTTTTCTTGTTTGTGCAGAATGACCTCAAGAGTCATGTTTGTTGGCATGTTTATGGCCTTTTGTATCGGTCAGACAGAGAATACAGGGAGGCAATTAAGTGTTATCGCAATGCACTTAAAATTGATCCAGATAATATTGAAATACTTCGGGACCTTTCCCTTTTACAGGTGCATAGTGTCATCCATGCCATCAAGAAATATTTTactttttaacaataaaaagtcTTGTTACATTGCTATGCTCATTAAGTATCTATTCTTAATAATATATTGTCGTATAATTAGTTATCAGATTGTAGTTTTTTATTTCCTCTATCTCTCTCAATGGATCTGTGTACACCTTGATGCATACAGTTCTTATAGAATGTAACTTTAGCTGGTAGATATAAAGATTAAAATCAATGAAAACAACTTAGAGAATGATCAGTTACCTCAATATGGGTATCAGCTGTCAGCAACGTTACTCGATTTGTGGAGGAGATAATTGATGTGCACTAAGTTCTTGTGCTACACGACTTTGCATTGAGCTTTGTCATGTTGGGTAATGCATAGAATGTCCTGTAATCTTTTAAATGTGGGAGGGCCTTTGTCAAGGACAAAGAGATGGGACTCACATGGTTTTGATGTATTCCTACCAAGGACTTGATGAAATGTTAATACTCATTGCCTTGTGGTTCGTTTGTAATATCTAAGAACCCTAGATTTTGGTTACTCAGGGTGGCTAAAGGCAACTCTTTATTTTTATCCACTCCAGTGGAAAATTTTACCTCGTATCCTCCTTTTTCTGTCCATTATTTAGCCGTTCTTGCTGTTCAGACAACTTCATCCACTCAACCTACTTGCACAAGTGTATCATCAATTCATCATATAATTCCCCAAAACTTTTTCTGGATAGATCAACTCTAGAGGAACACAGGGAAACATTGAGATGTCTTTGCTTCTGTTTATCGTGCAAACTAAAAAGAATTTTACCACCTTACTGTTTTCATTGTTAAGCTACCAATTTTTATTACAGCAAATAGTAATGTCTATGGTTCTATATTTGTTTTACAGGCTCAAATGCGCGACTTGGCAGGTTTCGTTGAGACGAGACAACAACTGCTCACTCTGAAGCCAAACCATCGAATGAATTGGATTGGATTTGCTGTTGCTCATCACCTTAACTTCAAGTGTGTTTTAGTATTATGTTTCTAATGCGTAAGAGAGGGCATATTTTAGCTTTCTTCGTGTAACGCCGTAACTCTATAGATCATTTTTCATTCCCCCAGCCTGATATAAAAGGTGGATATGGTCAAATCAGTAGACTCTACGGACTTAATTGGATTGATCCAAAAAATCTGTATTAATAAGAATGGGAGTAAACTTTGATAATATATACAGGCTCTGATATATTAACTTTGTTCGAGAAAGGGTAATTTAAGATGCACGATCAATGATCTTTGAAACTATTTTATACATGATTGATGATTCGAATCCACTAGTCAGTGACAGACATGTGTAGTCATTTTTGTggtgataataaaaatatattgttaCTTCAGTGGATGTATTGTTAATTTGTGTTCGTTTATATATTCTAATTTTAGATTCATAATCTGCGATTATCTTTGATATACTAGTGGATCAAAGGCAGTTGATATCCTTGAAGCATATGAAGGGACTCTTGAGGACGACTACCCTCCTGATAATGAACGCAGTGAGCACGGTGAAATGCTTTTGTACAAGGTACCAGAGTTGATTGATCTAGGACCATAGGTTAAGAGTTTGGCTCCTAGTTATTCTTATAAATTTTTTGAAGTGTCTTCTGCCTTCTCTGACATCTAATTGTTTAAAGAATTCGTAGCATGTATTGTTGTTAGCCATGATTTTGTTTTACGTTAGTTTCATACTGctgattttgaaattttgacTTCTATAAATCCTGAAAACATTCCTCTTTATATGCTGAGTTGTTTTTTGTTTCATTTTGTTTCATTGGTATATGTGCTTGAAATTTAATTCTGTCATTGCTCTATGTGTTATGATCATCAAATCTTTCCATTTCCATTGTCTCAACATCAATATCACACAATGACAAAGACACCTGCTCTACTCAAGTAGGAcagtttaaatttttaaataatttggcAGGGATTTGTCTATTATTGGTATTTGTATTCATCATCAGAACATTATTATGCTAAAGATAATCTGGTTCTGGAGCTAGCATTGAATAATT contains:
- the LOC140830322 gene encoding thionin-like protein 1, which encodes MAVGIPTCESSFRDCYTKCFIFCVIEPSQSLCSCTTRCLKECIFSELTKLEASDNENSDNLGFCKLGCSFSACSTMSTILKPMATDKLMEIRWKSVWDHAQQSAPTPTHYLRDKVGL